The following proteins come from a genomic window of Oncorhynchus masou masou isolate Uvic2021 chromosome 25, UVic_Omas_1.1, whole genome shotgun sequence:
- the LOC135513827 gene encoding dual specificity protein phosphatase CDC14C-like isoform X6, translating to MKRKSEKRRPESRKKRFAAQREEAEPKSDIYISIISDQLYFAILQQKIKSTADRHFFCIDEELSYENFYADFGPLNLAMFYRFCCKLTKKLKSFTLAKKKIVFYTCGDNKKQANAAYLIGSYAVMHLQKTPEEAYSLLVSRNSTYLSFRDASFGTCMYNLNILDCLRAIYKALQFGWLDFSQFDVEEYEHYERAENGDFNWIIPGKFLAFSGPHPKSKIENGYPLHAPEAYFPYFRKHNITAIVRLNKKMYDAKRFTDMGFEHHDLFFVDGSTPNDAIVRKFLNICENADGAIAVHCKAGLGRTGTLIGCYMMKHYRLTASEAIAWMRICRPGSVIGPQQNFVEDKQISLWSEGDVFREKMNEQENGKLAVTRILSGVDDITINGSNKSRMSKKEEAELYSDDEERNGITQGDKLRALKSKRQARTTTGSLSQEENKIHTRSSSQSLRILLQSSGPDASDNRKRTRTSLPANSVGGSSLCSSRLARSLGSMHVVASDREPVCCESSGCHRDTATNAGSTGNLPNLNMLQAPQKSLHTQS from the exons ATGAAGCGCAAAAGCGAGAAGAGGCGACCCGAGTCAAGGAAAAAGCGTTTTGCAGCTCAAAGAGAGGAGGCGGAGCCAAAGTCAGATATTTACattagtataatatcag ATCAACTGTATTTCGCCATACTGCAGCAGAAGATTAAAAGCACAGCTGACAGACATTTCTTCTGCATAGACGAAGAGCTGTCATATGAGAA cTTCTATGCAGACTTTGGCCCGCTCAACCTGGCCATGTTCTATCGCTTTTGTTGCAAACTCACTAAAAAGCTCAAG TCATTCACACTAGCAAAGAAGAAGATAGTCTTCTATACCTGTGGAGATAATAAGAAACAAGCCAATGCTGCCTATCTTATTGGTTCATATGCA GTGATGCATTTGCAGAAGACGCCAGAGGAAGCCTACAGTCTACTGGTGTCCAGGAACTCTACCTACCTGTccttcag AGATGCCTCTTTTGGAACTTGTATGTACAATCTGAACATTCTAGACTGCCTGCGCGCCATATACAAG GCTCTGCAGTTTGGCTGGCTTGATTTCTCCCAGTTTGATGTGGAGGAATACGAGCATTATGAG AGAGCAGAAAATGGAGATTTCAACTGGATTATTCCTGGGAAGTTCCTAGCGTTCAGCGGCCCTCATCCAAAAAGCAAAATAGAGAACG GTTACCCTCTCCATGCCCCCGAGGCCTACTTTCCTTATTTCAGGAAACACAACATCACAGCCATCGTCCGTCTCAACAAGAAGATGTACGATGCCAAGCGCTTCACTGACATGGGCTTCGAGCACCACGACCTCTTCTTCGTGGACGGAAGCACGCCAAATGACGCCATCGTCAGGAAGTTCCTCAACATCTGTGAGAATGCAGATGGAGCTATCGCTGTTCACTGCAAAG CGGGTCTGGGTCGAACAGGCACTCTGATAGGCTGTTACATGATGAAGCACTACCGCCTGACTGCGTCTGAGGCCATCGCCTGGATGAGGATCTGCCGGCCAGGATCAGTCATCGGACCACAACAAAACTTTGTGGAAGA TAAGCAGATCAGCTTGTGGTCGGAAGGAGATGTTTTCCGGGAGAAGATGAACGAGCAGGAGAACGGCAAGCTGGCCGTCACCAGAATCCTGTCGGGGGTTGATGATATCACTATCAACGGCAGCAACAAAAGCAGGATGTCCAAAAAGGAAGAGGCAGAACTT TATAGTGACGACGAGGAGAGGAATGGCATCACTCAGGGTGATAAACTGCGAGCCCTGAAGAGCAAGAGGCAGGCGAGAACAACCACAGGTTCCCTATC ACAAGAAGAGAACAAGATTCACACCAGGTCCTCATCGCAGTCTTTAAG GATTCTCCTGCAGTCTAGTGGGCCTGATGCCTCAGACAATAGGAAGAGAACCAGAACCTCGCTGCCTGCCAACAGTGTGGGGGGCAG CTCCCTGTGCAGCTCCAGACTAGCCAGGTCTCTAGGCAGCATGCATGTAGTGGCCAGCGACAGAGAGCCAGTGTGCTGTGAGTCCAGTGGCTGCCATAGAGACACAGCCACCAACGCAGGCAGCACAGGCAACCTGCCCAACCTAAACATGCTGCAGGCCCCTCAGAAG